A genomic window from Agrobacterium larrymoorei includes:
- a CDS encoding carboxymuconolactone decarboxylase family protein — protein sequence METRLNHTKASPESYKAILALETFIQNCGLERRFVHLIKLRASIINGCAYCVDMHVKESRRDGLSEQWINLMSVWRESTVYTAQERALLGWVDAVTKIAETGAPDGDFEALRAHFSEEEIVKITLAIGTINSWNRIAVGFRMQHPVDAAAKAA from the coding sequence ATGGAAACGAGACTGAACCATACCAAGGCATCGCCCGAATCCTACAAGGCCATTCTGGCGCTCGAAACATTCATCCAGAATTGCGGGCTGGAGCGCCGCTTCGTTCACCTCATCAAACTGCGCGCCTCCATCATCAATGGCTGCGCCTATTGCGTGGACATGCATGTGAAGGAAAGCCGCCGGGACGGGCTGTCGGAGCAATGGATCAACCTGATGAGCGTGTGGCGGGAATCGACCGTTTACACAGCGCAGGAAAGAGCCTTGCTCGGCTGGGTGGATGCGGTGACGAAGATTGCCGAGACCGGCGCGCCGGATGGTGATTTCGAAGCGTTGAGAGCGCATTTCAGCGAAGAGGAGATCGTCAAGATCACGCTTGCCATCGGTACGATCAACAGCTGGAACCGCATTGCCGTCGGCTTCAGGATGCAGCATCCGGTCGATGCTGCCGCAAAGGCCGCCTGA
- a CDS encoding RrF2 family transcriptional regulator gives MKMSDGVEQAIHSVAMLASLSPDGVLSAAALAEFHGVSTSYLLKHLQSLSGAGILATVPGPKGGYRLAKPPEAITLLDIVLAVEGPAPAFRCAEIRQRGPNPLPDRYFSKPCGINAAMLKAEKAYRAELAKTTVADIREDLAQNDDGGIAARGCAFLELNERKTTR, from the coding sequence ATGAAAATGAGCGATGGCGTGGAACAGGCCATCCACAGCGTTGCAATGCTCGCCTCGCTTTCACCCGACGGCGTGCTGTCAGCGGCGGCATTGGCGGAGTTTCATGGCGTCTCGACCAGCTATCTGCTGAAGCACCTTCAGTCGCTTTCCGGTGCCGGGATTCTGGCAACCGTTCCCGGCCCGAAGGGCGGCTACAGGCTGGCGAAGCCACCCGAGGCCATCACGCTTCTCGATATCGTGCTCGCAGTGGAAGGCCCGGCACCCGCTTTCCGCTGCGCCGAAATCCGTCAACGGGGACCTAACCCCTTGCCTGACCGCTATTTCAGCAAACCCTGCGGCATCAATGCCGCCATGCTGAAGGCGGAGAAGGCCTATCGCGCCGAGCTTGCCAAGACAACCGTGGCGGATATTCGCGAGGACTTGGCGCAGAACGATGATGGCGGGATCGCCGCACGCGGATGCGCCTTTCTGGAACTGAACGAGCGCAAGACGACGCGCTGA
- a CDS encoding ligase-associated DNA damage response DEXH box helicase translates to MKHIDPPILTKSAGTLPLPFQKWFAEKGWSPRAHQLELSARARAGENMLLIAPTGAGKTLGGFMASLTDLAERGKVAPGSTFVGVHTLYISPLKALAVDIERNLMKPVSEMGLPITVETRTGDTPQGKRQRQKLKPPDILLTTPEQVSLLLANKEAERFFKDLKYVVLDELHSLVTSKRGHLLSLALARIRRHAPAMRTIGLSATVADPMDLQRYLAPQVEGEPPAGLITVEGGAKPDIAILQTEERIPWSGHSARYAMQDLYPEIKDHQTTLIFVNTRSQAERIFQELWTINDDNLPIALHHGSLDAGQRRKVEQAMADNKLRAVVATSTLDLGIDWGDVDLVVHVGAPKGASRLAQRIGRANHRMDEPSKAILVPANRFEVMECRAALDANYIGAQDTPPIAEGALDVLAQHVLGMACAEPFDADELYREVTSASPYADLSREMFDRVVDFTATGGYALRTYERYARIRQMKDGRWRVSNPQVAQQYRLNLGTIVEAAELNVRMVKPNAKGTLGRGGMSLGKVEEHFLEQLVQGDTFLFAGKVLRFEGIRENECLVSQAFSMDPKIPSYAGGKFPLSTYLADQVRSMLADPTRWHTLPDQVRDWLAIQKEKSIIPKRDELLVETFPFRKRFFMVMYPFEGRLAHQTLGMLLTRRLERAGAKPMGFVATDYSLAVWAMEDMGQRLQSRRLSLADLLDEDMLGDDLEAWLDESYLLKRTFRNCAVIAGLIERRHPGKEKTGRQVTVSADLIYDVLRSHEPDHILLEATRRDASAGLLDIARLGDMLRRIKGHTHHCALDHVSPLAVPVMLEIGRETVVGQAQDDVLAEAADELIAEAMA, encoded by the coding sequence GTGAAACACATCGATCCGCCCATATTGACGAAAAGTGCCGGTACACTGCCTCTGCCCTTCCAGAAATGGTTTGCGGAAAAGGGCTGGAGCCCGCGTGCGCATCAGCTGGAATTGTCCGCCCGGGCACGGGCTGGCGAAAACATGTTGTTGATTGCGCCGACCGGCGCCGGCAAGACGCTTGGCGGTTTCATGGCGTCCCTGACCGATCTGGCCGAGCGCGGCAAGGTGGCGCCGGGCTCTACCTTTGTCGGCGTCCACACGCTTTATATCTCGCCACTGAAAGCGCTCGCCGTCGATATCGAGCGCAACCTGATGAAGCCGGTCTCGGAGATGGGCCTGCCGATCACGGTAGAAACCCGCACCGGCGACACACCGCAGGGCAAGCGGCAGCGGCAGAAGCTTAAACCCCCGGACATTCTGCTGACGACGCCCGAGCAGGTCTCGCTGCTGCTCGCCAACAAAGAGGCCGAGCGCTTCTTCAAGGATCTGAAATATGTGGTGCTGGACGAGTTGCACTCACTCGTCACCTCCAAGCGCGGCCATCTCCTGTCGCTGGCGCTCGCCCGCATCCGCCGCCACGCGCCTGCCATGCGCACCATTGGCCTTTCGGCAACCGTGGCAGATCCGATGGATCTCCAGCGTTACCTCGCGCCGCAGGTGGAAGGCGAACCACCGGCGGGATTGATCACCGTCGAGGGCGGCGCGAAGCCGGATATTGCCATCCTGCAGACGGAGGAGCGCATTCCCTGGTCCGGCCACTCGGCGCGTTATGCCATGCAGGATCTCTATCCTGAGATCAAAGACCACCAGACGACGCTGATCTTCGTCAATACCCGCTCGCAGGCCGAGCGGATCTTTCAGGAACTCTGGACGATCAATGACGACAATCTGCCAATCGCGCTGCACCACGGCTCGCTGGATGCCGGGCAGCGGCGCAAGGTGGAACAGGCCATGGCGGATAACAAGCTGCGCGCCGTCGTCGCCACCTCGACGCTCGACCTCGGGATCGACTGGGGCGATGTCGATCTCGTCGTGCATGTTGGCGCGCCGAAGGGCGCAAGCCGCCTTGCGCAGCGAATCGGGCGCGCCAATCACCGCATGGATGAGCCCTCCAAGGCGATCCTCGTTCCCGCCAACCGTTTCGAGGTGATGGAATGCCGCGCGGCCCTCGATGCGAATTACATCGGCGCGCAGGATACCCCACCGATAGCCGAGGGCGCGCTGGATGTGCTGGCACAGCATGTGCTCGGCATGGCCTGCGCCGAACCCTTCGACGCGGACGAGCTTTATCGCGAAGTGACCAGCGCCTCTCCCTATGCCGATCTGTCGCGCGAGATGTTCGACCGCGTGGTGGATTTCACCGCCACCGGCGGCTATGCGCTGCGCACCTATGAACGCTATGCCCGCATCCGCCAGATGAAGGATGGGCGCTGGCGCGTCTCCAATCCGCAGGTCGCACAGCAATATCGTCTGAACCTTGGCACCATCGTCGAAGCCGCCGAGCTGAATGTCCGCATGGTCAAGCCCAATGCCAAGGGCACGCTCGGGCGTGGCGGCATGTCGCTCGGGAAGGTGGAAGAGCATTTTCTCGAGCAACTGGTCCAGGGCGATACCTTCCTCTTTGCCGGCAAGGTCCTGCGCTTCGAAGGCATCCGAGAGAATGAATGTCTCGTCAGCCAAGCCTTCTCCATGGACCCGAAGATCCCTTCCTATGCCGGGGGCAAGTTTCCGCTCTCCACCTATCTGGCGGACCAGGTGCGCTCCATGCTCGCCGACCCCACGCGTTGGCATACCCTGCCCGATCAGGTCCGCGACTGGCTGGCGATCCAGAAGGAAAAGTCGATCATCCCGAAGCGGGACGAGTTGCTGGTCGAGACCTTTCCGTTTCGCAAGCGCTTCTTCATGGTCATGTATCCCTTCGAAGGCCGACTGGCACACCAGACGCTCGGCATGCTTCTAACCCGCAGACTGGAGCGGGCAGGGGCAAAGCCCATGGGATTCGTGGCAACCGACTATTCGCTCGCCGTCTGGGCGATGGAGGATATGGGACAGCGCCTCCAATCGCGCCGGCTGTCTCTTGCCGACCTTCTGGATGAGGATATGCTGGGTGACGACCTCGAAGCCTGGCTCGATGAATCCTATCTTTTGAAACGCACCTTCCGCAATTGCGCGGTCATCGCAGGACTGATCGAACGCCGTCATCCCGGCAAGGAAAAGACCGGGCGTCAGGTTACGGTGTCGGCCGACCTTATTTATGACGTTCTTCGTAGCCATGAGCCGGACCACATCCTGCTGGAAGCCACGCGACGCGATGCTTCGGCTGGACTTTTGGACATTGCTCGACTTGGCGATATGCTAAGGCGAATCAAAGGCCACACGCATCACTGCGCTCTGGACCATGTCTCCCCGCTTGCCGTTCCCGTGATGCTGGAAATCGGTCGCGAAACGGTTGTGGGACAAGCGCAGGACGATGTGCTGGCCGAAGCCGCCGACGAGCTGATCGCCGAGGCGATGGCGTAG